A region of Maridesulfovibrio sp. DNA encodes the following proteins:
- a CDS encoding glycosyltransferase family 92 protein yields the protein MKNYIGACAIARDENYFIEEWVQYHAMIGVERFIVYDNESKVPLRETLSGYIECGLVQIYEIKGISPQQQAYQHCLDKHGDEFRWLAFIDIDEFIVLKKNENIHSLLACYEECAALAINWVMFGSNGYINNPPLPISLHLREIVDYKMPNSKIKSIVQPQYVERANLSPHFFTYTGGKCAVNELYIPVHGNNSPPSVQCIQLNHYIFRGQREYQNKVDRWHYNHIEREHESLWSDFFRHVSCKQQIDDSIFPVAAKLNRLMKFGRPEIFADLNDYGFKSKELFAAVDAVSEAITRTNYDLALKLIVLAEMQHSEGSFILTKLKAEILLFKGEVERAVNLVQKVLQDGFWWEGYVVLFYCYRFMGNEILCRNIKLYLKDLVKIAENQSAEVPESVSSLLSGSSYTNEYI from the coding sequence TTGAAGAACTATATCGGAGCCTGTGCTATTGCCCGGGATGAAAACTATTTCATAGAGGAGTGGGTGCAGTACCATGCAATGATCGGTGTAGAGAGATTCATTGTTTATGACAATGAGAGCAAGGTTCCGTTACGCGAGACACTGAGCGGGTATATAGAGTGTGGGTTGGTTCAAATATATGAAATAAAGGGGATATCTCCTCAACAGCAAGCTTATCAGCATTGTCTGGATAAGCATGGGGATGAATTCAGGTGGCTGGCCTTTATTGATATTGATGAATTTATTGTTTTAAAAAAGAACGAGAATATTCATTCGTTGCTCGCATGTTATGAAGAGTGTGCCGCCCTTGCAATTAATTGGGTTATGTTCGGTTCCAACGGATACATCAATAATCCACCTCTTCCTATTTCTTTGCATCTTAGAGAAATTGTAGATTATAAGATGCCGAATTCAAAGATTAAATCAATTGTGCAGCCTCAGTACGTGGAAAGGGCCAACCTGAGTCCTCATTTTTTTACCTATACCGGCGGAAAGTGCGCCGTTAATGAACTGTATATTCCTGTACATGGAAATAATTCTCCACCCAGCGTGCAATGCATTCAGCTCAATCATTATATTTTCAGAGGGCAGCGTGAATATCAGAACAAAGTTGATCGCTGGCACTACAATCACATTGAAAGAGAACATGAAAGTCTTTGGAGTGATTTTTTCAGGCATGTTTCATGTAAACAACAGATTGATGATTCCATCTTTCCTGTTGCGGCGAAGTTAAACAGGCTTATGAAGTTTGGCAGGCCTGAAATTTTTGCAGACCTGAATGATTACGGATTTAAATCAAAGGAATTATTTGCGGCAGTTGATGCTGTTTCTGAAGCTATTACTAGAACAAATTATGATCTTGCCTTAAAACTGATTGTTCTTGCGGAAATGCAACATAGTGAAGGCAGTTTTATTTTGACAAAATTAAAGGCCGAAATTCTGTTATTCAAAGGAGAAGTAGAGCGGGCCGTAAATTTGGTCCAGAAGGTTCTGCAAGACGGATTTTGGTGGGAAGGTTACGTTGTTTTGTTCTATTGCTACAGGTTTATGGGGAATGAAATCTTGTGCAGAAATATAAAATTGTATCTTAAAGATCTTGTTAAAATTGCTGAAAATCAATCGGCAGAAGTGCCTGAATCAGTCTCGTCTTTATTAAGTGGGTCCTCGTATACAAACGAATATATCTGA
- a CDS encoding Fic family protein, translating to MWIHEHQDWPNFTWNAEKLISKLADVRHRQGVLLGKIGNLGFDLRNEAGLKTLTNDIVHSSAIEGELLNPEEVRSSIAQRLGIDIAGLKPAGRDVDGIVEMMLDATQRYAEPLTKDRLCDWHAALFPTGRSGIKRITVADWRPAEVGAMQVISGPMGREKVHFEAPHADRLEGEMAKFLEWFESKDDTDPVLRAGIAHLWFVTIHPFEDGNGRIARTIADMALARADGAAERYYSMSTQIELKRKDYYSHLERQQRGTPEITKWLEWFLDCLKEALINAESTLSHVLHKASLWERISQQSPINDRQRSVLERMLDENFKGYMNSSKYAKLAKCSTDTALRDIKDLKERGILVQNPGGGRSTSYRLSEG from the coding sequence ATGTGGATACACGAACATCAAGACTGGCCGAACTTCACATGGAACGCCGAAAAGCTAATTTCCAAACTGGCAGACGTCCGCCATCGGCAGGGCGTGTTGCTTGGTAAGATTGGTAATCTGGGCTTTGACCTGAGAAATGAGGCTGGCCTGAAGACTCTTACCAATGACATCGTTCATTCATCAGCCATAGAAGGGGAACTCCTCAATCCAGAGGAGGTACGTTCCTCTATTGCTCAGCGTCTGGGAATCGATATTGCCGGACTGAAACCGGCTGGGCGTGATGTGGACGGCATAGTTGAAATGATGCTTGACGCTACACAGCGATATGCGGAGCCTTTGACTAAAGATCGGCTATGCGACTGGCATGCGGCTCTATTCCCGACCGGACGCAGCGGCATAAAGCGTATTACCGTTGCAGATTGGCGGCCTGCGGAAGTTGGAGCCATGCAGGTAATCTCCGGCCCTATGGGACGCGAGAAAGTCCATTTTGAAGCACCGCATGCTGATCGCCTTGAAGGTGAGATGGCAAAATTTCTGGAATGGTTCGAGAGCAAAGATGATACTGATCCGGTTCTGCGTGCCGGAATAGCCCACCTGTGGTTTGTTACCATTCATCCCTTTGAAGACGGCAACGGACGTATTGCTCGTACCATCGCGGATATGGCCTTGGCTCGTGCTGATGGGGCGGCGGAGCGGTATTACAGCATGTCCACGCAGATTGAGCTGAAGCGCAAGGATTACTATTCCCATCTGGAGCGGCAGCAGCGCGGCACACCTGAAATTACCAAATGGCTGGAATGGTTTCTTGATTGCCTCAAAGAAGCACTGATCAATGCCGAATCCACGTTGAGTCATGTACTCCATAAAGCAAGTCTGTGGGAACGGATATCCCAACAGTCACCAATCAATGACCGTCAGCGGTCCGTACTTGAGCGCATGCTTGACGAAAACTTCAAAGGTTACATGAACTCATCCAAATACGCCAAGCTGGCAAAATGCTCCACAGATACAGCACTGCGTGACATCAAAGATTTGAA
- the thiM gene encoding hydroxyethylthiazole kinase: MTILDRSWNIVERIRSKAPLVHSITNYVVMNNTANALLAIGASPIMAHAQEEMQEMVGISNSLVLNIGTLSAPWISSMLVAGKAAKAASKPVVFDPVGVGASSFRTQACTKILQEVTPTIIRGNPSEIMAMAGADGQTKGVDSMHDTQTAEEAAKYLAEHFSCVVTVSGEQDMVVSATETVWLRGGSPLMPKVTGMGCTSTAICGACAAVADSAFDAGVAGMVIMNSAGGMAAAKAEGPGSFQMHFLDALYSLDKKDLIL, from the coding sequence ATGACTATATTAGATCGGTCCTGGAATATTGTTGAACGGATTCGCTCCAAAGCACCACTAGTACACAGTATTACCAACTATGTGGTTATGAATAATACGGCCAATGCCCTGCTGGCTATTGGTGCATCCCCCATAATGGCGCATGCGCAGGAAGAGATGCAGGAGATGGTAGGCATATCCAACAGCCTTGTACTGAATATCGGTACGCTGAGCGCCCCATGGATTTCCAGCATGCTTGTTGCCGGAAAGGCGGCAAAGGCGGCATCCAAGCCGGTTGTTTTTGATCCGGTGGGCGTGGGTGCGAGCTCGTTCCGGACGCAGGCCTGTACTAAAATTCTTCAGGAAGTTACCCCTACGATTATTCGTGGTAATCCCTCCGAAATTATGGCTATGGCCGGCGCGGACGGACAGACCAAAGGTGTGGACTCCATGCATGATACTCAAACGGCAGAGGAAGCTGCTAAATATCTTGCAGAGCACTTTAGTTGTGTTGTGACTGTAAGCGGAGAGCAGGATATGGTGGTTTCCGCCACAGAGACTGTGTGGTTGCGGGGTGGCAGTCCCCTAATGCCCAAAGTTACCGGCATGGGATGCACTTCTACAGCCATTTGCGGTGCCTGTGCTGCAGTAGCCGACTCAGCGTTTGATGCTGGCGTGGCGGGCATGGTTATCATGAACAGTGCGGGAGGGATGGCTGCAGCCAAGGCTGAGGGTCCCGGCAGTTTTCAGATGCATTTTCTCGATGCACTGTATTCGCTGGATAAAAAGGATTTGATATTATAG